A window of the Diabrotica undecimpunctata isolate CICGRU chromosome 1, icDiaUnde3, whole genome shotgun sequence genome harbors these coding sequences:
- the LOC140437614 gene encoding uncharacterized protein produces MATVPCQLVILTEDPVHFPIETAFLIIKELFVYGVKEVSLKGSKIFVSLSYTPNSKSLKKKFGNLPVRYMRTKVKTEQEFQILENVVKRYRFNLLDDELEEFERHQQVQKQLGLKRPLYIQEAPDEALASTSSKKQRTVPPSTIVHIEEECDENDLNIDHFLSQRT; encoded by the exons ATGGCAACAGTACCCTGTCAGTTGGTAATTTTAACTGAAGATCCGGTTCATTTTCCTATTGAAACGGCTTTCCTTATTATAAAGGAATTGTTTGT ATATGGTGTCAAAGAGGTGTCTCTTAAGGGAAGTAAAATATTTGTGAGTCTCAGCTATACACCCAATAGCAAAAGTCTTAAAAAGAAATTTGGGAATCTTCCGGTTCGGTATATGAGGACCAAAGTAAAGACAGAGCAAGAATTCCAAATTTTAGAGAATGTCGTAAAAAGATACAGATTTAACTTGTTGGACGATGAATTGGAAGAGTTTGAGCGACATCAACAAGTCCAAAAGCAACTTGGGTTGAAGAGACCACTATACATACAAGAGGCACCGGATGAGGCTCTTGCCTCAACATCAAGCAAGAAGCAAAGAACGGTTCCTCCAAGTACAATAGTACATATAGAAGAAGAATGTGATGAGAATGATCTGAATATAGATCATTTTCTAAGTCAAAGGACATAA